The sequence AgagcaataaatataaataatggtCCCAATTCTATATATAAAACCTCTTCTCGAGTGTGTGTACTTGTACGTGCACACATAGCAGTGGGATCCATGGGGAGTACAGGGTATAAATGGGAACTTTCACATTTTATATCTGTATTGATTGAATTGTATTGCTCTAAGTATGTGTTACTGTTGcattggaaaataaaacaatacaaatgaaagtAACAAGAATTTCAGGTCGATGAGAAGGAACTGTTCTTGGAAACTCTGCCCATTAGTCTTCACCTCAATCTGGACAGGCTAAGAGAAGGGGTTGTTGGAAGTAAATGATTCAGTGTTACTTGGGGAAAGAGACTCTTTGCCTCAGGAAAACCAATCAGCTTCAGTATCTTTCATTTTCTGTAGGCAACAAAAAACAATATAACTCCTAAACAGATACCCCAGTAGAAAAAGTTAGTGTATAGGGAAAGCCCCCTACTCGAGAAATAGCACAAGGTAGGAGGTTCCCAGAGACCTAATCTTGGAATAGACTGCGAGGCTGTTCTTTGGAGATATAAGCTTTCCTCCACCTACCCCAGTCCACTGGAAAATGGGACCTCAACATgaactggggggcggggggggggctctCCTGAGTTCTTGGTGGCCAAGTTCAGGTGTGTCTTTGAGTGTACCTTGCGACCTTAACAATACCTGTAAAACCAGATCAAAACATGTGGGTGTCCCAGGGAAACTAATCATTGTCACCCTTCAGAAAtaatgttctttaaatatttgttttacatcCATTTATTTACAGTCTGAGCACtgcaggagaaagggagagaagtctGTGGATGGTGGGCAACAAGCAAGGTCTTCTCCACTGTTCTGAGTAATTTAGTTCTGACTTTGAAATTGCACAGATCACTCAGCAAAACAAAGCCCCTTCAGTAACTAGGCCTACCCTTCTTATAAGACAATAAACAAACTTGCTTCTGAAGATTCTAACCCCAAACCTAAGTGGCTCATGACATTAGTTCTTCCAACCATATTTGTTACTCCCCTTGAATGAACTCTGGCAAATACAGTTTTCTCCATCTTTGTCACATTTTCCATGGTTGCATTAGTTTTCCATTGCTGCATCACAAATGACCACACACTCAGAAGCTTAAACAGCGTGcatttactatctcacagttTTCCGTAGGCTAGAATCCAGGCACAGCTTAATGGGATTCTCTACTTCATGGTCTCTCCAGGTAGAAAGCCAGGTGTCAGCCAGGACTGGGATCTCACCAGAGGCTCAACTGGGGTAAGATCCACTTCAAGGTAAGATCCACTTCCCCAGTTTGTTGCAATATTCATCGCACGGCTGTAGGACTGAGCTCCCTGCCTTCTTGCTAGCTGCTGGCCATCGGTCTCTCTCAGGTCCTAGAGGCTGCTCCCAGTTCCCTGTCACGTGGTACCTCTAGTAAGTAATAAGCTTACTTATTCAAAAATGGCAATGGAGGCCACTGCCCTTGGTCACGGGGTTGTTGCTGCGTCCGAAGCTGCAACACTCATGATGAACTTACTTCCGATTGTGGGTGACCACTGGGTACATATTCTTGTCCCTATTGGATTTGTCTTTGAATGTTCTCTAGACAGAAAGAATGATGAAAAGCTAACTGCCTTCTGGAACAAGAATCTGTCACATAAAAGAGAACTGAGACCCAATGAAGAAATCACCTGGAAGTTAAAGCTGTGGCTGAATTACAGaatgttcacattttttaaatcataagagaaataaaaacacattcattttttaaaaaaaatagcaatggAGAATCACtattgaatatatttatacatacacacacacacgcactgtaGCATGATGGTAGGTGTAACATCTTGTCACTTTTACCGTAGtctattattttatattagtttgaagcaagtcacaggtttcACCCACATTCAAGGGGAGATGATTATAGACTTGAACATAAGCTCTTCAATAACTAGAGCCACCCTAGGGTCTATCTGCCACAGTGGTGTGGTTTTGGTACCACTGATGGATCAGTGCCCTAGGAACCGATTGACTGGTCTACTCCTACATCTAGTTCTGGAGGGATGATGAAAGTCAGGACTAAATTATTCCCTCTCCCTAAGTTCATGACAACTTCTTCTTTCATTCCTTAGTAGATTAATGTGTTCACTTAAAAATGAGAATGGATTTTCAAGTTTTACacaatttaaatgttttagtaAAGACAAGTATTTGAGCTTTATTTCTTGACCTTTGCTTCTGAGCAATTGCTGTTAATATTTACCCATAAGTCAACTCGGCTCTGCTTTTTCCAGTTTCCATTGAAGGGTGAAACTCATTCATCTCAGTGcatttgatactattgtaaatgaaatcTCTGGAAATGCAGCGTGATGTGGTAAGCCATCCATTAGGCCTCAATTTTACTTACAATCACAGGCTGCAAAGTATCATGcttcaatttaaagaaataatggctaaaaaaacCAACCCCGATAGTGATCCCTAGAGAAATGAATGAGTGTGTACCCATGATACTGGCACCTTCTCAAGAGAAGACAGTTTTTAAATGAAGAGGCAGGATGACTAATGTTTCCATGGGTAAAAGATCATTTCTTTCCATAGAAAGAAAAAGCCACTTGGCTCTCAACAAAGATCAGGAGAttgaaattgaagaaaacaaagtGAATAAACATGGAAAGGATATCTGGAGTCATAAAGGATAAATTTGTTCCCCAAATCACAAATACcctcaaaaacagaaacaggacACCACCTTAAgggaaaaattttatttatccaaaggagACAAAGGCTCAGTAGGGGAAGCTAACAGGGGACTTATTAGCATAGCATAGCAGAGACCTCATTGCAGTGCCCTTTTTTTATGTCTTTGGAGTGGTAGCCTAAAATGGGTGGTGGCATTGCTCCCTTCTCTCACTGTGGCATTGTTCTCCCCTTTATTTTATACACCATACCCTCCCCTTGGATTCCAGGAGGGAAAGCCATGGCAATAGCTCTATTTGCCCACATCCATCTACTTCCTAAGGTCATTCATGGCATTGACCTTGCCTTTATTGGTTGCCAAATGGCTATGACCTCAAGCCCTTGCCTCTCCCAGTTACAAAGAGATTTTTTGGGTAGTTCTGATGGGGACGTTGGCCACTTCACATTGGTTGAACCACAGTCTGGTTTGGATTTCTCGAAGGATTGGGAGAAGTGCCAATCAAGAAGGTCCTCAATGTGTCTGTACACTTGTGGTACTCTCTCTTATTTTCCAACTTTCAAAtagatttttcattcttttagttCAAATTAGTTCAAATCACCATCTTCAACTGGATGTTGCAGATTCTTTTTATATCAACACCctatttttaactatttatttattcttaaatgaGGAAAGGGAAGGTCCATCCTTGACATCTATTTGCCTAGAATCGTGGAGAagacacttactgtgtgaccccGTACTTCACTGCCTTCCTGTGAGCATGTCCAGTGCTGCATTCTGAAGAGTGTGGGTGGGCCCTGGCTGAGGAAGGACCTTAGTCTCCAAGCCACCTCACTTCAGTGTGTGTTGAGGGACAGTTTTCTATATTAGGATGTCAGAAGTTCTGCTTGCCCTCACATTCACACCAGGTGTGTGGTGTGGTGGTATCAAGTCTCCTTCCCAGTGTTATGGCTGCTAAGTTGAGTGAGTGTCCCATTACCCTAGGGAGCTCAGGTGCCCGCTTACATTGGCTGGTGGCTCTCCAGTCCACAGCACTTACTGTTCTACACAGTGATCCAAAAGATCCCCTAGTCCTGGTCCCATCTCTGCCAACCTACAAAGAGGGTCACGTTGGTAAAGACATGATTCATACTGAAGAAGTAAGAGTGTTGAACTTTTTGCAACAATTATATTAGCTTCAAAACGGAAAAACTGTTAGgagaagaggaaaacataggaaaggaaTTATAGTGAATTACTTAAATGCACCAATTTCAGTTCATGTGAAcaagcaggcaaaaataaataaacaaacaaacaaaaagaggtaggaataattattatttaaataatacaatGACTACGGTAGACTTAATAGACATAAATGAAAAACtacattttggggcttccctggtggcgcagtggttgagaatctgcctgccaatgcaggggacatgggttcgagccctggtctgggaagatcccacatgccgcggagcgactaagcctgtgagccacaattgctgagcctgcgcgtctggagcctgtgctccgcaacgggagaggccacgatagtgagaggcctgcgcaccgcgatgaagagtggcccccacttgccgcaactagagaaagccctcgcacagaaacgaagacccaacacagccataaataaataaataaataaaattttttttaaaatttccaaaaaaaaaaaaaaaaaaaactacatttttaaagCAGACAGTGCCTTCTATCACAGGATCTAGGTGGTGattaaagattttgttttgatcatgaaataaatgtaatatatttgataAGCAGAAATAATAGCACATTCTTTGACAAAAGTAGAACAGATACTGTAAGTAagaaaaattagacaaaaaaaaactctgctattttccatttgtaaattgaaaaattgaaaaattgaaaaattctattaaaaaggcattaccatttttttccccctgatttcTGGGAAACCATCAGATGTAAGACAAACCATGATTTTAAACCGCAgattttttaggatttttaagACAAGCTAATTGTATTTATTCTTGCATTTTATGCAGATTTGGGTTAGAAATTGatgttaaatgctttttaaaagtttacatatAAACTGACATTCTGATTTATTCCTCTGCttttttaatatagtaaaatgcacataacataaaatttaccatcttaactattttaaaatgtaaattcgataatgttaaatacattcacatcaTTATACAACCAATCTACAACCAATCTCCAGTTAAAAaataactctccatttcccccagcccctggcaaccacccttctactttctgtctctatgagtatCACTCCTCTAAGGACCTCATAcatgtggaatcatacagtacttctCCTCTtctgattggcttatttcacttagcatactgtcctccaaattatttttcttatattacctataattatatatttagtaatatatttccTAACACCTTAAATTTCATTTGTGGATTAAGCCCTTCTTGGTCACAATATTCTTTTAATACATTCTTGAATTCAATAAGGTTAGagtgaatatatacaaatgttacAAATTGTCTTAGGCTTCTTTTGGATGTCACttttggaaggcagctatgctcaccactataccaccagCCTTTTGGTTATTTCTTAGGTATTGTTATTGAAGTTTGGTTTGCTTCATAACTGGGCAgatgtcaatattttttaatacatactCTGGAGAAGTTAATTCATTTTATATAATGTCTTACTAGTACACTTGTCCTTCTcctgatttgtttatttctaattttatttctattaattaCTTTATTGCCTTTCCTAATAACTGTTTCattattcttttgcttttctagagtttattttctttgtgttacAGTAAACGATGAAAACATTTCAGGTTATTTTCTTCTGATCATAGATTTGGCAATCTTCCATCAGTTTTCGTATGTAATGTTctcattttcataattgtttatTAATGTATATGTGATTTCTTCTTAACTTACCGTAACTTTTTGACTTTAAAAGGATTATTTCTCATactttaacattttcaaaattggATTGCGACTTAAATACAAAAGACAGAGAGCAAATACGAAGAAATAAATTAACAACTTTTCAATATAACTGGTGGATACATAGGCTCTGTTAAATAATTCTTTgtgcatatttatatattcagaatgtcttataattaaaataatttacatgcttaaaaaaagaataggctATAAAGTGAGGTATGGAAGGAAGTAGGGtaggaagatttaaaaaaaaaaaaatctaatccaATCTGTTCCTTTCACTGATGAGGAAGCTGATGTCATTTTAGAGGAAATTACTGGTCACAGACCTTGAGTATTTTTAGGCCAAAATTTTAGGGGCAAACTGTCTGTGGAGCGTGTCCTCTGAAATGAATGACCTTGCAAggacaaagggaaaagaaagagggcAGGATCTGGGGCTGATATAATCCACCAGGACAAGTGCTCTTCACTGAAATTCTTTAAATTGatgcaaaaatctaaaaatagctCCTTAGCAGACTTCCCAGGGTGTCTGGAACACCTACCATTATTCATTTCTTTAGACTAAAACATTGGAAAGTTCTAAGAGACCAGTCTCCTGGGAAAGTTAGCATCATAACCTGACATCACCTTTAAAACTTGGCCTCATTGTAGTTACTAGATCTGATTGCAGGTTCTCTTTCAGGACCCAGATTATATAGGACACAGAAAGGTTAACTTTGCGGGGGAGAATAATGGGTAAGAAAGGTCCACTGCATATGAGTCCACCCATGCACAACGTCTGCTGATGGAACTGACTGTGAGAGTGGGAGGGAAAGATGAACAGGCCATGGATGCCAGGATTTAGCCATATCACATGGTTGCTGAGTCTGGGGCCAGGCCAGGGCTGAGGGCTTGCCCCCTTCAGGGTCAGATTTCACGGCACACTGTGCATGTGACCAGCCCTGAGATGTCTCTAAGCCCTTGTTCTGTTTTCCAAATCTCTAGAAAACCCCTTCTTGACCAAATGACAATTTGTTGACCTTTAAAATATCAGAGctggaagaaatatttaaaatgaaatctgtCATGAACTTCCTAGCTGCAATGATAACTAAATGGCTTTGCCAATTTAATGTCtggaaattaataacaaaaataaaaacataaacattagagatagtttttatttaaaattttaacttgctAGAGTCTTGATTTTATATTATTGCTTATTTTGcagcaggagaaatgaaaaataaacatgatcagaaacgtatattttaaaaataacaaaatattaaaatcacaAGTTgaggaacactttttaaaaagtaatcaaatgcagctggtgttttgttttgcatgtttAGCAGCAGAATTCTTTTATTCAGATGAAGTCTTTTGGGGAAGCTGGTATATAAAACAGTAATGAGTAGAGCTTTACCAGTGCAGGTAGAGTTGGGGACCAACTCTAAGAGGCAGCTCATTTGGGCCGTGTATCAGTCAACTTTTGCTGCAGTAGAGCTGTATAACAAATAACCCCAAATTCTTAGTGGCTTACAAccacaaatatttctttcttgcTCACGAGGCTGTGCAATGGCTGTCATGGCTCTCTTCCAAATTGGGGAATAGGTTAAGAATTTTGCTGCATATGTATTCTCATTGTAGGACCAGACTGAAAGACCATCTCCTATCTAGGATTTGATGTTCTCATGGGAGAACAGAGATGCAAGAGGTTAAAATGGAAACATGAGATACCATTTAAAGTCTGCTCAGAATTGTCACATTGCCACTTCCACACAAATTCCACTGGACAAAGCAAGTCATCTGGCCATAACCAACATCAATAAAGTGGGGAAGTAAACTCCTCCTATGGAAATGTGGGAAGAACATTTGCTAAACTAAAATATTATCTACTTGCTATAGCCTGAGTGTTTGCATCCCCctgaaattcacatgttgaaacctaTCCCCaaaagtgatggtattaggaggtcaGGCCTTTGGGAGacaattaggtcatgagggtgga comes from Balaenoptera ricei isolate mBalRic1 chromosome 2, mBalRic1.hap2, whole genome shotgun sequence and encodes:
- the LOC132360061 gene encoding NADH dehydrogenase [ubiquinone] 1 beta subcomplex subunit 1-like codes for the protein MMNLLPIVGDHWVHILVPIGFVFECSLDRKNDEKLTAFWNKNLSHKRELRPNEEITWKLKLWLNYRMFTFFKS